In Mucilaginibacter boryungensis, a single window of DNA contains:
- a CDS encoding S1/P1 nuclease — translation MKKIVSSVVICIFSLVFISWGITGHRTIADIAERHLNAGAKAAVTELLDGQSMADASTWADEIRNQGAYRKTSSWHFLNLPLGLNHEEFVRTVTTMSNGNVYNEILKTETILKDKTASKDQKTEALKFLIHFVGDIHQPMHVSRAEDKGGNTIQVNFSGKGTNLHSLWDTKLIEQQGMSDQQLAVQYDHIGQQKIKAWESTPAIDWAWESYEISSRLYAEVDQMHGRAISDNYYQQHMPTIEERIEQGGIRLAAVLNEVFGNYKTNNSNRVPTKAENQNIICEKVYDGRYFAGSGTTLLNLGAAYPNQKLTVVIHKKIGQQFGDNPAEYFRGKRICVRGVQQMYNGKPEIVIKDASQISLEK, via the coding sequence ATGAAAAAAATCGTAAGCAGTGTTGTGATCTGTATATTTTCACTTGTTTTCATTTCTTGGGGCATTACAGGGCATAGGACGATTGCTGACATAGCGGAAAGGCATTTGAATGCAGGCGCAAAGGCGGCGGTTACTGAGCTTCTGGACGGACAAAGCATGGCTGATGCAAGCACCTGGGCGGATGAAATAAGAAATCAAGGAGCCTATCGTAAGACATCTTCCTGGCATTTTCTAAACCTGCCACTTGGATTAAATCATGAGGAATTTGTGCGTACTGTGACAACAATGTCAAATGGCAATGTCTATAATGAAATACTAAAAACTGAAACTATACTAAAGGATAAGACGGCTTCTAAAGATCAAAAAACTGAAGCGTTAAAATTCCTGATCCATTTTGTCGGCGACATTCACCAACCCATGCATGTGAGCAGAGCTGAAGATAAGGGCGGCAATACAATACAAGTGAATTTCAGTGGTAAAGGCACAAACCTGCACAGCCTTTGGGATACGAAGTTAATCGAACAGCAGGGAATGAGCGATCAGCAATTGGCAGTGCAATATGACCATATCGGTCAGCAAAAAATCAAAGCTTGGGAAAGTACCCCGGCCATTGATTGGGCCTGGGAAAGTTACGAGATCAGCAGCCGTTTATATGCAGAGGTTGATCAGATGCATGGCCGGGCTATTAGCGATAATTACTACCAGCAACATATGCCGACCATTGAAGAGCGGATCGAGCAGGGCGGCATTCGCCTGGCTGCGGTGTTGAATGAGGTGTTCGGAAATTACAAGACAAACAATAGCAATCGTGTACCAACTAAGGCAGAAAATCAGAATATAATCTGTGAGAAAGTGTACGATGGACGCTATTTTGCCGGTTCAGGAACGACCTTGTTAAATCTTGGGGCAGCATATCCAAATCAGAAACTAACGGTGGTTATCCATAAGAAGATCGGACAGCAATTCGGGGACAACCCGGCGGAATACTTCAGAGGGAAAAGAATATGTGTGCGGGGAGTGCAACAAATGTATAATGGAAAGCCGGAGATCGTGATCAAAGATGCCTCGCAAATCTCTTTAGAAAAATAA
- a CDS encoding nucleotidyltransferase family protein, giving the protein MATTVNAAFDIFLKDAVRLDPARSDTAKTSKTSLVDEIIKFPGDGLFPLLHPDLSIDYGSFSRKTKIRPLNDIDLMIILHAQGSSYYEYPDRIEITVSASATTLSALCNDGTYILNSKKVNNKFKDYLGNVPKYEKAEIKRNLEAVTLKLVSYEWVYDIVPCFITNPDAAGRTFYLIPDGQGNWKKTDPRIDKARTIAVNQAQTISVLDVIRIIKYWTSRPTMPTIKSYFLENLILNYYGTVDKSQGYIDVEIPKLLASIYHSIESPFNDPKGFQGDINHLSYEERVKVKERAAIDYNRAIEAGKLEGAGKMKEAIEKWGEIFGGQFPTYS; this is encoded by the coding sequence ATGGCAACAACTGTAAATGCAGCCTTTGATATTTTCCTGAAAGATGCGGTTAGGTTGGACCCGGCCCGGTCTGATACAGCTAAGACGAGCAAAACCTCGCTGGTAGATGAAATAATAAAATTTCCAGGTGATGGATTGTTCCCTCTTTTACATCCGGATCTAAGTATTGATTACGGATCCTTTTCAAGGAAAACCAAAATCCGGCCGTTAAACGACATAGACTTAATGATCATTTTACACGCGCAGGGTAGTAGTTATTATGAGTATCCAGACCGGATTGAAATTACGGTTAGCGCCAGCGCCACCACCTTAAGCGCCCTTTGCAATGATGGCACTTATATTTTGAATTCAAAAAAAGTCAATAATAAATTTAAAGATTACTTAGGCAATGTACCTAAATATGAAAAGGCGGAAATAAAGCGTAATCTCGAGGCAGTCACCCTAAAGCTTGTTTCCTACGAATGGGTCTATGATATTGTACCCTGTTTTATTACCAACCCTGATGCTGCCGGACGAACCTTCTACTTAATCCCGGATGGCCAGGGCAACTGGAAAAAGACCGATCCAAGGATTGACAAAGCACGAACAATAGCCGTTAACCAGGCCCAAACCATTTCGGTTTTAGATGTGATCCGAATCATCAAGTATTGGACAAGCAGGCCAACAATGCCGACGATTAAATCTTATTTTCTGGAAAATTTGATTTTGAATTATTATGGTACAGTAGATAAGAGCCAGGGGTATATTGATGTGGAAATACCTAAACTACTTGCAAGTATTTACCATAGCATTGAATCCCCCTTCAATGATCCAAAAGGCTTTCAAGGCGATATTAATCACCTAAGCTATGAAGAAAGGGTTAAAGTTAAGGAAAGGGCAGCCATAGATTATAACAGAGCAATTGAAGCAGGAAAATTAGAGGGTGCCGGTAAAATGAAAGAAGCCATTGAAAAATGGGGAGAAATTTTTGGTGGTCAGTTTCCAACATACTCATAA
- a CDS encoding PRTRC system ThiF family protein has product MNQLPNIHFTDNYLLHPYNPVTVNLIGAGGTGSQMLTALARMNHSLTALGHAGLQVTLYDDDKISEANLGRQLFAESEIGLYKSLALINRVNRFFGTNWKAITKKFCVKTLLKESNNGAANINISCVDTVAARYEIATVLKEHAYIKNVGDKILYWMDCGNAQFTGQVILSTLVEIKQPDSKKFTPIATLPLVTDEFKLLLDNEVDNNEPSCSLAEALEKQDLYINSTIANLAGSLLWQLFREGMVENRGFFVNLKDFRVQPLKVA; this is encoded by the coding sequence ATGAACCAGTTACCCAATATCCATTTTACAGATAATTATCTGCTGCATCCCTACAATCCGGTTACGGTTAACCTGATTGGCGCTGGGGGAACAGGCTCGCAAATGCTGACCGCCCTTGCACGCATGAACCATTCTCTAACCGCTTTAGGTCATGCAGGTTTGCAGGTGACGCTATACGATGATGATAAAATATCAGAAGCCAATTTGGGCAGGCAGCTTTTTGCCGAAAGCGAGATAGGTTTGTATAAATCTTTGGCATTGATCAACAGGGTCAACCGATTTTTTGGCACTAACTGGAAAGCGATAACAAAAAAGTTTTGTGTAAAAACGCTGCTCAAAGAATCCAATAACGGGGCTGCCAACATTAACATTAGTTGTGTCGATACGGTTGCCGCACGTTACGAGATTGCCACTGTCTTAAAGGAGCATGCATACATCAAAAATGTAGGGGACAAAATTTTGTATTGGATGGATTGCGGTAATGCGCAGTTTACGGGGCAGGTCATTCTTTCAACTTTAGTGGAAATTAAACAGCCCGATTCTAAAAAGTTTACGCCCATTGCCACCCTGCCTTTAGTTACGGATGAATTTAAACTTTTGCTCGATAATGAAGTCGATAATAACGAGCCGAGCTGCTCTCTTGCCGAGGCACTGGAAAAGCAGGACTTATATATCAACTCAACTATAGCCAACCTCGCAGGCTCTTTACTTTGGCAGCTATTCAGGGAAGGGATGGTAGAAAACAGGGGCTTTTTTGTAAACCTGAAGGATTTCAGGGTACAGCCGTTAAAGGTAGCCTGA
- the mobC gene encoding conjugal transfer protein MobC, producing the protein MQTGENEQALRKILDMTRMISMIILGLHFYYYCYKAFETWHLTAAISDRLMANIGNTGLFRNFHTSKLIALGLLGISLLGSKGRKDEKLNFKTALSYLVIGLLVYFVSYLFLLLPFSGTNLAIGYISVTIVGYLIMISGGALLSRIIKDRLNSKDIFNKENETFPQEERLLENDYSINLPAQYKLKGKIRKSWVNIINPFRALLVLGSPGAGKSYFVIRHVITQHIKKGFTMFVYDFKFDDLSIIVYNTWLQNKHRYTSPSEFYVINFDDLTRSHRCNPLDPLSMFDITDASESARTILLGLNREWIKRQGDFFVESPINFLSAIIWFLRKYQDGEFCTLPHVIELMQMDYDSLFTLLRTEKEIEVLINPFVNAYLNDVMEQLEGQIASAKIAMARLSSPQLYYVLSGNDFTLDINDPEKPKLVCMGNNPQKIQIYGAVLSLYVNRLVKLVNKKGKLKSSLVFDEFPTIYLNNMDSLIATARSNKVATCLGIQDFSQLRKDYGREQADVIMNIAGNIVSGQVTGDTAKQLSERFGKIMQDRESLSVNSQDTSLSRSKQLEAAVPPSKISSLSSGEFVGMVADDPDNKIELKTFHCEILNDHEALKNEQDNYRDIPVIKTLNNAIVQQNYLQVKQDVQDIINAEMERLMSDPALQYLIIKKS; encoded by the coding sequence ATGCAGACAGGGGAAAACGAGCAAGCATTAAGAAAAATATTGGATATGACCCGGATGATCAGTATGATCATTTTGGGATTACATTTTTACTATTACTGCTATAAAGCTTTTGAGACGTGGCACCTGACCGCCGCCATTTCCGACAGGCTGATGGCCAATATCGGCAACACCGGACTGTTCCGGAATTTTCATACATCCAAACTGATCGCTTTGGGCCTGCTTGGGATTTCTTTATTAGGCTCAAAGGGTAGAAAAGATGAAAAACTAAACTTTAAAACGGCGCTCAGTTACCTTGTGATTGGCTTACTGGTTTATTTCGTAAGCTACCTTTTTTTACTTTTACCGTTCAGCGGAACAAACCTTGCCATCGGTTATATTTCAGTAACCATTGTGGGGTATCTCATTATGATAAGCGGTGGTGCGCTGTTATCCCGTATCATTAAAGACAGACTGAACAGCAAGGATATTTTCAATAAGGAAAATGAAACATTCCCGCAGGAAGAACGGCTATTAGAAAACGACTATTCCATTAATCTGCCGGCACAATATAAACTAAAAGGTAAAATCCGTAAGAGTTGGGTCAATATTATCAACCCATTCCGTGCGCTGCTTGTTTTGGGTTCACCGGGTGCAGGCAAGTCATATTTTGTGATACGGCATGTCATTACCCAGCACATCAAAAAAGGCTTTACCATGTTCGTCTATGACTTTAAATTCGATGACCTGTCGATCATCGTTTACAATACCTGGTTGCAAAATAAGCACCGCTACACATCCCCTTCCGAATTTTACGTGATCAATTTTGATGACCTCACCCGCAGCCATCGCTGCAACCCTTTAGACCCTTTATCCATGTTTGATATAACAGATGCGTCTGAATCGGCGCGGACCATTTTATTGGGACTGAACCGGGAATGGATCAAAAGACAAGGTGATTTTTTCGTGGAGTCTCCTATCAATTTTTTATCGGCGATCATTTGGTTTTTACGCAAATACCAGGACGGCGAATTCTGCACGTTGCCCCATGTGATTGAACTCATGCAGATGGATTATGACAGCCTATTTACGTTGCTACGGACTGAAAAAGAGATCGAGGTGCTCATCAATCCCTTCGTAAACGCTTACCTCAACGACGTCATGGAACAGTTGGAAGGCCAAATTGCATCCGCTAAAATCGCTATGGCAAGGCTGTCTTCGCCGCAATTATATTACGTGCTATCCGGCAATGATTTTACCTTAGACATCAACGACCCTGAAAAACCGAAGCTGGTTTGTATGGGCAATAACCCCCAGAAAATACAGATCTACGGGGCAGTGCTATCACTATATGTTAACCGCCTGGTGAAACTGGTGAATAAGAAAGGCAAACTGAAAAGCAGCCTGGTATTCGACGAGTTCCCAACCATTTATCTCAATAACATGGACAGCCTGATAGCCACCGCAAGAAGTAATAAGGTCGCGACCTGCTTAGGAATACAGGACTTCAGCCAGCTACGCAAAGATTATGGACGCGAACAGGCAGACGTCATTATGAATATTGCAGGCAACATCGTGTCCGGCCAAGTTACGGGCGACACCGCCAAACAACTTTCCGAACGCTTTGGCAAAATCATGCAGGACAGGGAAAGCCTATCGGTCAACAGCCAGGACACTTCTCTCAGCAGGTCGAAACAACTGGAAGCCGCCGTGCCCCCGTCTAAAATTTCCTCCTTGAGTTCCGGAGAGTTCGTCGGGATGGTTGCGGACGACCCGGATAATAAAATTGAGCTAAAAACCTTCCATTGCGAGATTTTAAATGACCATGAAGCGCTGAAAAACGAGCAGGATAACTATCGGGACATACCAGTCATAAAGACACTGAATAACGCGATTGTGCAACAGAACTACCTGCAGGTGAAGCAGGACGTGCAGGATATTATTAACGCAGAAATGGAGCGGTTGATGAGTGACCCGGCACTGCAATATTTAATAATTAAAAAAAGCTAA
- a CDS encoding plasmid mobilization protein has protein sequence MMEQVNNKTKWLHLRLSPTEQAHINKAFKKTTCRKLSDYARSILMGKPVVSTYRDSSLDDFMTELMKLKNDLNACGNNFNQAVRKLNSLDKIEDKKRWFSYYDSSRQILQDCIQQVDNYLSKMADQWLQ, from the coding sequence ATGATGGAACAAGTTAACAATAAAACAAAATGGCTGCACCTGCGGCTCAGCCCCACAGAACAGGCGCATATTAATAAGGCGTTTAAGAAGACCACCTGCAGGAAATTAAGTGATTATGCCCGCAGCATTTTGATGGGTAAGCCAGTTGTCAGCACCTATCGGGACAGTTCCCTTGATGACTTTATGACAGAGCTGATGAAGCTGAAAAACGACCTCAACGCCTGCGGTAACAATTTCAACCAGGCAGTCCGGAAACTGAATTCTTTGGACAAAATAGAAGACAAAAAAAGATGGTTCAGCTATTATGATAGCAGCCGTCAAATCCTCCAGGACTGCATACAACAGGTAGATAACTACTTGTCAAAAATGGCAGACCAATGGTTGCAGTGA
- a CDS encoding relaxase/mobilization nuclease domain-containing protein: MNYNEQKVAEGVAVCLEAVNYPKTADQLSFNQKLKRFEKQAALNENTKVNCVHISLNFDPSERLPEDKLKRIAADYMDLIAFGDQPYLVYRHDDAGHPHIHIITTNIRYDGSRIELHNLGKNQSEKARKEIELKYGLLRPEDSKQRQAYELNPVNVQKVLYGKAATKRAVTTVLSKIIPAYKYTSLHELNAILKQYNIVADRGSVQSNIYRNNGLVYRILDEQDNKVGVPIKASDIYNAPTLKNLEAKFGANDAYRQSHKARVKNAIDWTLLKTERPTLSGLMEALKKQGIQVVIRQNEARQIYGITYVDHQTKCVFNGSDLGKQYSAKAIQDRCGTSENGNTEKPFQKEKAGENQDAVNGTLRFPNTVDLNVVDELLRQEYTGDTMPFDLKRHKKKKRKRLSNDQ; the protein is encoded by the coding sequence TTGAACTATAATGAACAGAAAGTTGCAGAGGGTGTAGCCGTATGCCTGGAGGCGGTCAATTATCCGAAAACTGCCGACCAATTATCCTTCAATCAGAAACTAAAACGGTTCGAAAAACAAGCAGCACTGAATGAAAACACAAAGGTAAACTGTGTTCACATCTCCCTAAATTTTGATCCTTCAGAACGTTTACCCGAGGACAAATTAAAAAGAATTGCAGCCGATTATATGGACCTGATCGCCTTTGGTGACCAGCCTTATTTGGTCTATCGTCATGACGATGCCGGACACCCCCATATACATATTATTACTACCAATATCAGGTATGACGGCAGCCGGATAGAGCTGCATAACTTGGGAAAGAACCAGTCCGAAAAGGCCCGCAAAGAAATTGAGTTGAAGTATGGATTACTCCGGCCGGAGGACAGTAAACAACGGCAGGCATATGAATTAAACCCGGTGAATGTCCAAAAAGTACTATACGGAAAAGCGGCAACCAAAAGAGCGGTTACAACCGTTCTGTCAAAAATAATACCGGCTTATAAATATACTTCCCTTCATGAATTGAATGCTATCCTGAAGCAGTACAATATTGTTGCGGACAGGGGAAGTGTCCAATCAAATATTTACCGTAATAACGGTTTGGTTTATCGCATTTTGGATGAACAGGATAACAAAGTCGGTGTACCCATCAAAGCCAGTGATATATATAATGCACCGACATTAAAGAACCTGGAAGCAAAATTTGGCGCCAATGATGCTTACCGGCAATCGCATAAAGCAAGAGTTAAAAATGCCATTGACTGGACGCTGTTAAAGACAGAAAGGCCGACCCTTTCCGGGTTAATGGAAGCCCTAAAAAAACAAGGCATCCAAGTTGTGATCCGGCAAAATGAGGCGAGACAGATATATGGTATCACCTACGTTGACCATCAGACCAAGTGTGTCTTTAATGGTAGCGATCTGGGCAAACAATATAGCGCGAAAGCCATACAGGATCGATGTGGCACAAGCGAGAATGGCAATACCGAAAAGCCGTTCCAAAAAGAAAAGGCCGGCGAAAATCAGGATGCAGTTAATGGAACTTTAAGATTCCCAAATACTGTAGACTTGAATGTTGTAGATGAATTACTACGGCAGGAATATACAGGAGATACCATGCCATTTGACTTGAAAAGACATAAAAAGAAGAAGCGCAAGCGCTTATCTAATGATCAATAA
- a CDS encoding S-4TM family putative pore-forming effector, whose protein sequence is MDTVFTRQNEEANIDRLCAQKQLYIEAKKIFMLQIILTVPVTILLSLVKIILFTVFNIDISAYVLVYGISLTLIDLIVINLVINDFKLSAAKIQELFDCSVYDLEWNKFCAGKKPNQEIINKYSGKFKLSGRPESKLKDWYPIELANQTPTKTIVLCQKTNLNYDTSIRKRFRSNTLIVAFVTLLILIVFALFNGFSVKDFITQIACSFLPVFVLTAKIVIEQNKTLKNSEELRNNIEGILDDEDNITRKEIRSIQDKLYTSRKDSALIPEFFYDKIRDKLEVEMHHNAANY, encoded by the coding sequence ATGGATACAGTATTTACGCGTCAAAACGAAGAAGCCAATATAGACAGGTTATGCGCACAGAAGCAATTGTACATTGAAGCAAAGAAGATTTTTATGCTTCAAATAATACTCACTGTGCCAGTAACAATTCTGCTCTCGTTGGTAAAAATTATTCTTTTTACTGTCTTTAATATCGACATTTCTGCCTATGTGCTCGTCTATGGTATATCATTGACCTTAATAGATTTGATCGTCATCAATTTGGTCATTAATGATTTTAAACTAAGTGCTGCAAAGATTCAGGAATTGTTTGATTGTTCTGTTTATGATTTAGAATGGAATAAGTTTTGTGCCGGCAAAAAGCCTAATCAGGAAATAATTAACAAATACAGTGGAAAGTTTAAATTGTCAGGGCGGCCTGAATCTAAATTAAAGGATTGGTATCCGATAGAACTAGCCAATCAAACGCCAACAAAAACCATTGTGCTCTGTCAGAAAACAAACCTTAATTATGACACTTCGATCAGAAAACGTTTTAGGAGTAATACCCTAATTGTCGCATTTGTTACCTTATTGATCCTGATAGTTTTCGCCTTGTTTAACGGTTTTTCAGTAAAGGACTTTATCACTCAAATTGCATGTTCTTTTCTACCTGTCTTCGTACTCACAGCTAAAATAGTTATTGAGCAAAATAAGACCTTGAAGAACTCCGAGGAACTCAGAAACAATATCGAAGGGATATTGGATGACGAAGATAATATTACCCGCAAAGAGATTAGGAGCATACAAGACAAACTTTATACAAGCCGAAAAGACAGTGCATTAATTCCGGAGTTTTTCTACGATAAAATTAGAGACAAACTGGAGGTTGAAATGCACCATAACGCTGCAAACTATTAA
- a CDS encoding toprim domain-containing protein, giving the protein MDKKLNSVSCNTANQIDLVTYLADCGFEPVKVRGENYWYLSPLRSENTASFKINRRLNRWYDHGIGKGGKLVDLGISLFDCSVSEFLKKLTGSVSSHKPSLLPFATLENVPIITVEEVKPIQSPALLKYLCSRKIAIELALKYCCQVHYSIGPKTFYALGFANGAGGYELRSKYFKGSSSPKGLTLIKNGFDQLCIFEGFFDFLSYLTIYQNRLSGTDYLILNSLSFFEKAILLSAGYNLKRLYLDRDKAGQNCSRQAIAMKQHYFDESGLYYGYKDLNDYLVYKPTNGQQ; this is encoded by the coding sequence ATGGATAAGAAATTGAATAGTGTCTCCTGTAATACGGCAAATCAAATTGACCTTGTTACGTATCTTGCTGATTGTGGCTTTGAGCCCGTTAAAGTTCGCGGTGAAAACTACTGGTATCTTTCACCCTTACGAAGTGAAAATACTGCCTCTTTTAAAATCAATAGAAGGCTGAATAGATGGTATGATCATGGCATTGGGAAAGGCGGCAAACTGGTAGATCTTGGAATCTCTCTTTTCGACTGCAGTGTTTCAGAATTTCTTAAAAAACTTACCGGTTCTGTTTCTTCTCATAAGCCGTCGCTTCTGCCTTTTGCAACCCTTGAGAACGTACCAATAATTACCGTCGAAGAGGTAAAACCCATCCAGTCACCGGCCTTATTGAAATACCTCTGCTCAAGAAAGATCGCCATCGAATTAGCACTTAAATATTGCTGCCAAGTCCATTATTCCATTGGCCCCAAAACCTTTTATGCATTGGGCTTCGCAAATGGTGCCGGCGGTTATGAATTGCGCAGCAAATATTTTAAAGGAAGCAGCAGTCCGAAGGGCCTCACACTGATAAAAAACGGCTTTGATCAGCTATGCATATTTGAAGGTTTCTTTGATTTTCTATCTTATCTAACCATATATCAAAACAGACTGTCTGGCACGGACTATCTTATCCTCAATAGCCTTTCGTTTTTCGAAAAAGCGATCCTGCTGTCAGCCGGATACAATCTTAAACGTCTCTATCTCGACCGGGATAAAGCCGGACAAAATTGCAGTCGCCAGGCTATTGCTATGAAACAGCATTATTTTGATGAAAGTGGACTTTACTATGGATACAAAGACCTTAATGATTACCTGGTATATAAGCCTACAAATGGGCAGCAGTAA